CGATCAACTACAACACCGTGTGGTCGGCGATGTTCGAGCCGCTGCCCACGTTCGGCTTCCTGGAGCGGCTGGCCGCCACGGGCGGGCACGCCCGCCGCCACGCCCTGCCCTACCACGTGCTCGGCTCCGACGGGGCGGGCGTGGTGGTCAGGGCGGGAGACGGCGTGCGGCGGTGGAAGGCCGGCGATCACGTGGTGATCAGCCCTTCCTACGTGGACGACCAGGAGCCCGCCACGCACGGCGACGGCATGCTGGGCGCCGAGCAGCGGGTCTGGGGGTTCGAGACGAACTTCGGCGGGCTCGCCCACTACACGGTGGCGCGGGCCAGCCAGCTCGCGCCCAAACCGGCCCACCTGACCTGGGAGGAGGCCGCGTCCCTCACGCTGTGCGCCATCACCGCGTACCGCATGCTGATCAGCCCGCAGGGAGCCAGGATCAAGCTGGGCGACCTGGTGCTCGTCTGGGGCGCGGCGGGCGGGCTCGGCGCGTTCGCCGTGCAGATGGTCAAGGCCGCCGGCGGTGTCCCCATCGGGGTGGTCAGCTCCGACCGCAAGGCTCAGGTGGTGCGCCGGCTCGGCTGCGACGTGGTCATCGACCGGAACGAGATCGGGCTCGGCGGCGCGCCGCCCGCCACGCCGGAGGAGACCATCGCCGCGGGCAAGCGGCTGGGCAAGGCCATCAGGGCCGCGACGGGCGAGGACCCGCACGTGGTCTTCGACTACGTGGGCCGCGAGACCTTCGGCCTGTCGACGTTCGTGGTGCGGCGCGGCGGCGCGGTCGTCACCTGCGGGTCGAGCACCGGCTACGTCCACGAGTACGACAACCGCTACCTGTGGATGAACCTCAAGCGGGTCATCGGCAGCCACGCGGGCAACCTGAACGAGATGTGGGAGTGCCTGCGCCTGTTCGCCAGGGGCACGCTGGTGCCGACCCTGGCCGCGCACTACCCGCTGGCGGAGGTGGCCGAGGCCACCCGCCTCGTGCAGACCAACCAGCATCTCGGCAAGGTCGGCGTGCTCTGCCTGGCTCCGGAGCCGGGGCTGGGCGTGACCGATCCGGCGCTGCGCGCCCGCGTCGGCGAAGAGCGCCTCAACCTGCTGCGCGCCTGACCAGGAGACACCAGTGCGAGCCATGGGAATACTCGCCACCGGCTCCTACCTGCCCAAGGAGGAAGTAGGCAACGAGGAGCTGGCGGCCGGCGCGGGTGTCACGCCGGAGTGGATCGTCAGGAAGACCCGCATCTCCACGCGCCGTTTCGCCGCGAGCGGCGAGACGACGGCCGATCTGGCCGTGCGCGCCGCACAGCAGGCCATGGAAGGTCTGGACCCCGGGGACCTGGGCCACGTCATCGTGTCGACGTCCACGGCCGACACGCCGCAGCCGCCTGTCTCGGCCCTGGTGCAGCACGCGATCTCCGCGCCCGGCGCGGCCTGTTTCGACGTCAACGCCGTCTGCAGCGGGTTCGTCTACGGGCTCGCCCTCGCGCGGGAGCTGGCGGCCGAGAGCGGCCGGCTCGCGCTCGTGGTGGCGGCCGACGTCTACTCGCGCATCCTCGACTTCTCCGACCGCCGGACGGCGGTGCTGTTCGGAGACGGCGCCGGGGCCGCGGTGGTGGGCCCGGCCGCCGCCGGTTTCCTGGGCTTCGAGCTGACCAGTGACGGGTCCGGGCACGGGCTGATCAGGGTGGAGGACGGCCTGTTCAGGATGGAGGGCCGCCGGGTGCGGGACTTCGTCCTGGAGAAGGTGCCGCCGGCGCTCGGCGCGCTCGTCGCCCGCACCGGCCACGACATGGGCGACGTCGACGTCTTCATCCCGCACCAGGCCAACGGCGTGCTGGTGGCCGAGCTCGCCGAGCGGGCGGGGCTCGCCGGCGCTCGCCTGCACCGCACGCTGGAGCGCTACGGGAACGTGGGCAGCGCGTCGGTGGCCGTGACCCTGGACGACGCCCACCGGAGCGGCGTGCTGAAGCAGGGGGATTTGGTGCTGCTGGCCGGGTTCGGCGGCGGCATGTCGATTGGCGCGGGCCTGCTGCGGTGGGCGGCACCGGAGGAGAAGCGATGAATCAGCCACGGAAGATCGGCGTGGTCGGCTGCGGCCTCATGGGGGCGGGCATCGCCGACGTGTGCGCCCGTGCGGGCCTCGACGTGCGGATCGCCGCCCAGTCGCCGGGCGCGGTGGGACGCGGCCTCGACAGGGTGGCCAGGTCGATGGGACAGGGCGTGCGCAAGGGCCTGCTCACGCCGGACGAGCGGGACGCCGCGATGGCGCGGGTCTCCTTCACGACGGAGCTGAAGGAGCTGGCCGACCGGGAGCTGGTGTTCGAGGCGGTGCCCGAGGACGAGGCGCTCAAGCTCCACGTGTTCGGCGAACTCGACAAGATCATTGAGGATCCGCGCGTCGTCCTGGCGTCCAACACGTCCTCCATCCCGATCATCCGGCTGGCGCGCGCCACCAGCCGGCCCGAGCGGGTGATCGGCGTGCACTTCTTCAGCCCGGTCCCCCTGCTGCCGCTGGTGGAGCTGGTCGCGTCGCTGCTGACGGGCGAGCACGCCCGCGCCACGGCGGCCTCCTTCGTCACGGACGTGCTCGGCAAGGAGGTGATCCGCTCGCAGGACAGGGCGGGATTCCTCATCAACACGCTGCTCATCCCCTATCTGCTGTCGGCGATGCGGATGGTCGAGTCGGGCTTCGCCGACGCCGAGACGGTGGACAAGGGGATGACCCTGGGCTGCGGCCACCCGGTGGGGCCCCTGCGGCTGGCCGACCTCATCGGGCTCGACACGGTGAACTCCATCGCCTCCGCGCTCTACCAGGAGCTCAAGCAGCCGCAGCTCGCGCCCCCGCCCATCCTGCTCCGCATGGTCGAGGGCGGCCTGCTGGGCAAGAAGACCGGCCGCGGTTTCCACGCCTACGTCTGAGGAGGGCACCTTGCCGTACGCGTTCGACCCCGAGCTGGTGCCGTACACGGAGCTGATCCCCACCGTGGGACTCGACGAGGTGATCAAGCGGGACGCCCCGCCCATGGACCCCGCCGTGCTCGCGGAGATCGAGAAGGTGCTGCCGTCCTACTCGGCGGTCAGGGCCGTGGCCGTCGAGGACCGGCGGCTGCCGGGCGGC
This Nonomuraea muscovyensis DNA region includes the following protein-coding sequences:
- a CDS encoding 3-oxoacyl-ACP synthase III family protein; this translates as MGILATGSYLPKEEVGNEELAAGAGVTPEWIVRKTRISTRRFAASGETTADLAVRAAQQAMEGLDPGDLGHVIVSTSTADTPQPPVSALVQHAISAPGAACFDVNAVCSGFVYGLALARELAAESGRLALVVAADVYSRILDFSDRRTAVLFGDGAGAAVVGPAAAGFLGFELTSDGSGHGLIRVEDGLFRMEGRRVRDFVLEKVPPALGALVARTGHDMGDVDVFIPHQANGVLVAELAERAGLAGARLHRTLERYGNVGSASVAVTLDDAHRSGVLKQGDLVLLAGFGGGMSIGAGLLRWAAPEEKR
- the ccrA gene encoding crotonyl-CoA carboxylase/reductase translates to MEPLTEAVLAGAGPQELAAAPLPDDYLAAHLRIEDVDMFAGMDDKDVRKSLRVGRVPMPELAPDEVLVAVMASSINYNTVWSAMFEPLPTFGFLERLAATGGHARRHALPYHVLGSDGAGVVVRAGDGVRRWKAGDHVVISPSYVDDQEPATHGDGMLGAEQRVWGFETNFGGLAHYTVARASQLAPKPAHLTWEEAASLTLCAITAYRMLISPQGARIKLGDLVLVWGAAGGLGAFAVQMVKAAGGVPIGVVSSDRKAQVVRRLGCDVVIDRNEIGLGGAPPATPEETIAAGKRLGKAIRAATGEDPHVVFDYVGRETFGLSTFVVRRGGAVVTCGSSTGYVHEYDNRYLWMNLKRVIGSHAGNLNEMWECLRLFARGTLVPTLAAHYPLAEVAEATRLVQTNQHLGKVGVLCLAPEPGLGVTDPALRARVGEERLNLLRA
- a CDS encoding 3-hydroxybutyryl-CoA dehydrogenase, whose amino-acid sequence is MNQPRKIGVVGCGLMGAGIADVCARAGLDVRIAAQSPGAVGRGLDRVARSMGQGVRKGLLTPDERDAAMARVSFTTELKELADRELVFEAVPEDEALKLHVFGELDKIIEDPRVVLASNTSSIPIIRLARATSRPERVIGVHFFSPVPLLPLVELVASLLTGEHARATAASFVTDVLGKEVIRSQDRAGFLINTLLIPYLLSAMRMVESGFADAETVDKGMTLGCGHPVGPLRLADLIGLDTVNSIASALYQELKQPQLAPPPILLRMVEGGLLGKKTGRGFHAYV